In one Antennarius striatus isolate MH-2024 chromosome 1, ASM4005453v1, whole genome shotgun sequence genomic region, the following are encoded:
- the ddx21 gene encoding nucleolar RNA helicase 2 — MPSKIPFETEDQTMEDIVDIAAGARIVKNKSKEDKKLKKKKQLEDQEEQEDPDCEPPAPKKKKKKGNLTADQLNGHIVEATDMNGNCNGVDAPKQKTKKVTEVDTEKKSKKQKKIMEEEVINGHSTPNTPLQTPVQTPLQTPSPSSGESDSERETEETPEQREGAFSNFRISDVTISKLKARGVSYLFDIQVKTFDHVYDGEDVIAQARTGTGKTFSFAIPLIEKLQKDADFTRGRAPKVLVLTPTRELAIQVAKDFKDIIKRLAISCFYGGSSYNPQLDAIRNGIDILVGTPGRIKDHLQNHKLDLSKLKHVVLDEVDQMLDMGFAEQVEEILSTSYSKDSDSNPQTLLFSATCPPWVYDVAKKYMRPECKHIDLIGKKTQKAATTVEHLAIECHWSQRAAVLGDVIQVYSGSHGRTIVFCETKKDANELSLNASIKQSTQSLHGDIPQKQREMTLKGFRNGTFEVLVATNVAARGLDIPEVDLVIQCSPPKDVESYIHRSGRTGRAGRTGVCICFYQRREEDQLRYVENKACISFRRVGVPTANEIIKSSSKDAVRFLDSVPVMAVSYFRESAQKLIEERGAVEALAAALAHISGATSLEQRSMLNSDAGYTTMQLACSQEMHNMGYAWKTIKEQLGEEIEKHIHRMTFLKDKTGVCFDVPADKAKEIQENWTDGRRWQLTVATELPELEEKQFPKRSDRRGGGGGAGGGRGGGAGGRFRGGRGRHFGGPRNGNGRNGNNRGQKRSYSKAF; from the exons ATGCCGTCAAAAATCCCATTTGAAACCGAAGATCAAACCATGGAAGACATTGTAGACATCGCCGCTGGGGCCAGAATTGTAAAG AACAAGAGCAAGGAGGATAagaaactgaagaagaaaaagcagctGGAGGACCAGGAAGAACAGGAGGACCCAGACTGTGAACCTCCagcaccaaaaaagaaaaagaaaaagggaaaccTGACAGCGGACCAATTGAATGGACACATCGTTGAGGCCACAGACATGAACGGCAACTGTAATGGTGTTGATGCACCAAAGCAGAAGACCAAAAAGGTCACTGAAGTAGACACAGAG aaaaaaagcaagaaacaaaagaagatAATGGAAGAAGAAGTAATCAATGGACATTCCACTCCAAACACCCCTCTCCAGACCCCTGTTCAGACACCTCTCCAGACACCATCCCCATCAAGTGGAGAATCAGACAGTGAAAGAGAAACG GAGGAAACTCCAGAGCAGAGGGAAGGAGCCTTCTCCAACTTCCGCATCTCTGACGTCACCATCAGTAAACTAAAAG CTCGGGGAGTCTCTTACCTGTTTGACATTCAGGTGAAAACCTTTGATCATGTGTATGATGGAGAGGATGTAATCGCCCAAGCccgaacaggaacaggaaagaCCTTCTCCTTTGCCATCCCTTTGATAGAGAAGCTTCAGAAAGATGCAGACTTCACCAGAGGCAGGGCTCCAAAG GTGCTGGTGTTAACTCCAACCAGAGAGTTGGCTATCCAGGTTGCTAAGGACTTCAAAGACATCATTAAGAGACTTGCAATCTCTTGTTTTTATGGTGGCAGCTCATACAACCCACAGC TTGATGCTATCAGGAATGGTATTGATATTTTGGTTGGAACCCCTGGTCGCATCAAAgatcacctccagaaccacaaaCTGGACCTCTCTAAACTGAAGCATGTTGTCCTGGATGAAGTAGACCAAATGCTGGACATGGGATTTGCTGAACAGGTTGAAGAAATTCTGTCCACATCATATAGCAAGg ACTCTGACTCCAACCCGCAGACGCTTCTGTTTTCTGCCACCTGCCCCCCCTGGGTCTACGATGTGGCCAAGAAATACATGAGACCAGAGTGCAAGCATATCGACCTGATTGgcaagaaaacacagaaagcTGCAACAACTGTCGAA CATCTGGCCATAGAGTGCCACTGGTCACAGCGTGCAGCCGTTCTCGGCGATGTGATCCAGGTCTACAGCGGCAGCCACGGCAGAACCATCGTGTTCTGCGAAACAAAGAAAGACGCCAATGAACTCTCGCTGAATGCATCCATCAAACAG AGTACCCAGTCCCTCCACGGTGACATTCctcagaaacagagagagatgaCACTGAAGGGATTCAGGAACGGGACTTTTGAGGTTCTGGTTGCCACCAACGTCGCTGCCCGTGGTTTGGACATCCCTGAAGTCGACCTGGTGATCCAGTGTTCTCCACCTAAG GATGTGGAATCATACATCCACCGTTCAGGACGTACTGGCCGGGCAGGGAGGACCGGAGTCTGCATCTGTTTCTaccagaggagagaggaggaccaGCTGCGCTACGTAGAAAACAAAGCA TGCATCTCATTCAGACGAGTCGGTGTTCCCACTGCAAATGAAATCATCAAGTCGTCAAGCAAAGATGCCGTCAG gTTTCTGGACTCTGTTCCAGTCATGGCTGTCAGTTACTTCAGAGAATCAGCACAGAAACTGATTGAAGAAAGAGGAGCTGTGGAAGCATTAGCAGCTGCCCTGGCCCATATTTCTGGGGCCACAAGTCTAGAACAGAGGTCAATGCTCAACTCTGATGCC gGCTACACCACCATGCAGCTGGCTTGTTCTCAGGAGATGCATAATATGGGTTACGCCTGGAAAACAATCAAGGAACAGCTTGGTGAAGAGATTGAGAAGCACATCCACAGAATGACCTTCCTCAAAGACAAAACC GGAGTTTGCTTCGATGTCCCAGCTGACAAAGCCAAGGAGATTCAG GAAAATTGGACTGATGGTCGTCGTTGGCAGCTGACTGTAGCCACTGAGCTCCCAGAGTTAGAAGAGAAGCAGTTCCCTAAACGCTCTGAccgacgaggaggaggaggaggagcagggggaggaagaggaggaggagcagggggaagGTTCAGAGGGGGAAGGGGGCGACATTTCGGTGGCCCCCGAAATGGGAATGGTCGGAACGGCAACAACAGAGGACAAAAGCGTAGCTACAGTAAAGCCTTCTGA